A single region of the Victivallis lenta genome encodes:
- a CDS encoding glycine betaine ABC transporter substrate-binding protein, producing MKWTRKRIENTIILAVCAAFLIFFNLKNGKDSAGGKGFRVITSTTPAMIEEMAYAIKNDRYAAITAWSPHWMNAELPIKYLKDPEKVFGEAENVHTIVRKGFDKDYPELAKFFRQFKWKTTDLDSLSLICYESDGDYGKGAREWLKRNPELQAAFLKGVRPQPGAKIKMVDIGFHNELATNAMLKILLEEHLKCEVSNVSTTIPIAFEALANGTQDVMVTVWLPNYHKNEFARIRDRVVDLGVNLPGAMMGIAVPEYAPVETIADLKKYRNEFEGKIIGNEPGQGILLLAEKAIEVYGLAGEDK from the coding sequence ATGAAATGGACGAGAAAAAGAATTGAAAATACGATCATATTGGCGGTCTGCGCGGCTTTCCTGATTTTTTTCAATCTGAAAAACGGAAAGGATTCGGCCGGCGGCAAGGGATTCCGAGTCATCACCTCGACAACTCCCGCCATGATCGAAGAGATGGCTTATGCGATTAAAAATGATCGGTATGCCGCCATTACCGCGTGGAGTCCTCACTGGATGAATGCCGAGCTGCCGATCAAATACCTGAAAGACCCGGAAAAAGTATTTGGAGAGGCGGAGAACGTCCATACAATTGTCAGGAAAGGGTTTGATAAGGATTATCCGGAACTTGCGAAATTTTTCCGGCAATTCAAATGGAAAACGACTGACCTTGACTCCCTGTCGCTGATCTGTTATGAAAGCGACGGCGACTACGGCAAAGGCGCCCGGGAGTGGCTGAAACGAAACCCGGAATTGCAGGCAGCATTCCTGAAAGGCGTGCGCCCGCAGCCCGGAGCGAAGATCAAAATGGTCGATATCGGCTTTCATAACGAACTGGCGACCAATGCAATGCTGAAAATCCTGCTGGAAGAACACCTGAAATGCGAAGTCTCCAACGTTTCGACCACAATTCCGATTGCGTTCGAAGCGCTGGCCAACGGGACTCAGGATGTTATGGTGACGGTGTGGCTGCCGAACTACCATAAAAACGAGTTTGCCCGGATCCGCGACAGAGTTGTCGATCTCGGCGTGAATCTGCCGGGAGCGATGATGGGAATTGCAGTCCCCGAATATGCGCCGGTGGAAACCATTGCGGATTTGAAAAAATACCGGAATGAATTTGAGGGGAAGATTATCGGCAATGAACCGGGCCAGGGAATTCTGCTGCTGGCGGAAAAGGCGATTGAGGTTTATGGCCTGGCGGGAGAAGACAAATAG
- a CDS encoding ABC transporter permease encodes MIRLPIGQYFERFLDWAVVHCADFTRWCSRSIDSVVDGLKNILCAPPEWAMLLIFCAVIFVVSGRRKLLTFGSACGMMLVIMLGLWESAMETMALVIICTAAAVAIGLPLAVLMTFSKWLKKIVLPLLDIMQTMPAYVYLVPAIAFFSISNTSGVFATVVFALPPIVRMTVLGIENTPKDLLECSEAFGATPMNRLFDLELPTALTSIRAGLNQTVMLALSMVVIASLVGAQGVGSVVWGAICNGEKGVAFEGGIVIVVIAIILDRTLQATGTAFKQEDEK; translated from the coding sequence ATGATCAGACTACCGATCGGACAATATTTTGAACGTTTCCTCGACTGGGCGGTTGTCCATTGCGCAGATTTCACGCGCTGGTGTTCACGCAGTATCGATTCTGTTGTGGACGGGCTTAAAAACATACTCTGCGCTCCGCCGGAGTGGGCGATGCTGCTGATTTTCTGCGCAGTGATCTTCGTCGTCAGCGGCCGGCGCAAGCTGCTGACGTTCGGCTCCGCCTGCGGCATGATGCTGGTCATCATGCTCGGCCTCTGGGAGTCGGCGATGGAAACGATGGCGCTGGTGATCATCTGCACGGCGGCCGCAGTCGCAATCGGCCTGCCGCTGGCGGTATTGATGACGTTCAGCAAATGGCTCAAGAAAATCGTGCTGCCGCTGCTGGACATCATGCAGACGATGCCGGCCTATGTCTATCTGGTGCCGGCGATCGCGTTCTTTTCGATCAGCAACACCTCCGGCGTTTTTGCGACCGTGGTGTTCGCTCTGCCGCCGATCGTGCGCATGACCGTGCTCGGCATCGAAAACACGCCGAAGGATCTGCTGGAGTGTTCCGAAGCATTCGGGGCGACGCCGATGAACCGGCTGTTCGACCTTGAGCTGCCGACTGCGCTCACGTCGATCCGGGCGGGCCTGAACCAGACGGTCATGCTCGCGCTGTCGATGGTCGTCATCGCTTCGCTGGTCGGTGCGCAGGGCGTCGGCAGCGTGGTGTGGGGCGCAATTTGCAATGGAGAGAAGGGAGTCGCTTTTGAAGGCGGTATTGTGATTGTCGTGATCGCCATCATTCTGGACCGGACGCTGCAGGCGACGGGAACAGCCTTCAAACAGGAGGATGAAAAATGA
- a CDS encoding quaternary amine ABC transporter ATP-binding protein yields the protein MMDQLDKTEDLVRIEGLTKIFGRHHRKAAELFKAGKTREEVYKATQCSVGVHDINFTIRRGELFVVMGLSGSGKSTLIRTINRLIEPSDGKIFIDDTEVTALSRRQLRDLRRRRIGMVFQQFALYPHLTVLDNAAYALKIAGVPRETRRARAREVLALVGLADYADRYPDQLSGGMRQRVGIARALAADPEIIIMDEALSALDPLIRREMQNEIRALQKKLGKTVIFITHDLDEAIRLADRVLIMKDGEIAQLGTMEEILSHPANDYVAKFVNAADKTKVITAGSIMKPVYDYLHLSDGPQTMLHKIRESGLSSLFATNDQGVIYGLVWARKVREHMGEPNVTAQSMMDMNIKTINRSAPLKEVVMQMGESTAPIAVVDDERRFLGVITSGALLACLASYNGTTGESK from the coding sequence ATGATGGATCAGTTGGATAAAACGGAAGATCTGGTCAGGATAGAAGGGCTGACCAAAATCTTCGGGCGGCATCACAGGAAAGCCGCCGAACTGTTCAAAGCGGGCAAGACCCGGGAAGAAGTATATAAAGCAACCCAGTGCAGTGTCGGTGTTCACGACATCAATTTTACCATCCGCCGCGGCGAACTTTTTGTGGTGATGGGACTTTCCGGCAGCGGCAAAAGCACGCTGATCCGCACCATCAACCGGCTGATCGAGCCGTCGGACGGAAAGATTTTCATCGACGACACGGAAGTTACCGCACTCAGCAGAAGGCAGTTGCGTGACTTGCGCCGCCGCCGGATCGGAATGGTGTTCCAGCAGTTCGCACTCTACCCGCATTTGACGGTGCTGGACAATGCAGCCTATGCGCTGAAGATCGCCGGAGTACCGCGTGAAACCCGGCGCGCCAGAGCGCGCGAAGTGCTGGCGCTCGTCGGGCTGGCCGATTACGCGGACCGTTATCCGGACCAGCTCTCCGGCGGGATGCGCCAGCGCGTCGGCATCGCCCGCGCACTGGCGGCGGACCCGGAGATCATCATCATGGACGAGGCGCTTTCGGCGCTCGATCCGCTGATCCGGCGCGAAATGCAGAATGAGATCCGGGCGCTTCAGAAAAAGCTCGGCAAGACCGTGATCTTCATCACCCACGACCTCGACGAAGCGATCCGGCTCGCAGACCGCGTGCTGATCATGAAGGATGGCGAGATCGCCCAGCTCGGGACGATGGAGGAGATTCTGAGCCATCCGGCCAACGATTATGTCGCGAAGTTTGTGAACGCGGCGGACAAAACCAAGGTCATCACCGCCGGTTCGATCATGAAGCCGGTCTACGATTATCTGCACCTGAGCGACGGCCCGCAGACCATGCTGCATAAAATCCGCGAAAGCGGCCTGTCGTCGCTGTTCGCGACCAACGACCAGGGGGTGATCTACGGCCTGGTCTGGGCGCGGAAAGTGCGCGAGCACATGGGTGAACCCAATGTGACCGCGCAATCGATGATGGATATGAACATCAAGACCATCAACCGTTCCGCTCCGCTGAAAGAGGTGGTTATGCAGATGGGCGAATCGACCGCGCCGATCGCGGTCGTGGACGATGAACGCCGTTTTCTCGGCGTCATCACCAGCGGCGCGCTGCTGGCCTGCCTTGCTTCCTACAACGGTACAACTGGAGAATCCAAATGA
- a CDS encoding DMT family transporter: protein MLSKNAELVGFRLALLAIVCWSSAFLVARFLLGGDARVDPVSLVFYRFLIGSAAILGYAAWRKESLRFRSLREFMQMLAVAFFMLFLMSLLFFIGQQTASAITAALFLESGPAIIAIVWKLIRRHPTERREILAVGCGLLGCMFVLNMISMRGFHYGFASWLGQLALIGSAVSWVIGSAIGRKLMAAPNRVVLMGYCELASAVMVIPFLLIFHSQLIIPAGWDAWGAIVLLGLVPTAAAFIAWSEAMPRVSLWKLGLLQNLSPVFTLLGAWLFLGEHLSFYNILGIILVLAGLRMASPPKGRRSAGRHPQ, encoded by the coding sequence TTGCTTTCCAAGAATGCCGAACTGGTCGGTTTCCGGCTGGCCTTGCTGGCGATTGTATGCTGGAGCAGTGCGTTCCTTGTTGCGCGCTTTCTGCTCGGCGGCGACGCCAGAGTCGATCCGGTTTCCCTGGTGTTTTACCGCTTTCTGATCGGTTCGGCGGCTATTCTCGGATATGCCGCGTGGCGGAAGGAGTCGCTGCGGTTTCGTTCGCTCCGTGAATTCATGCAGATGCTTGCGGTGGCTTTTTTCATGCTGTTCCTGATGAGCCTGCTTTTTTTCATCGGCCAGCAGACCGCGAGCGCAATCACAGCCGCACTGTTTCTGGAATCCGGTCCGGCGATTATCGCAATCGTGTGGAAACTGATCCGTCGCCATCCCACGGAACGCCGTGAAATTCTGGCTGTGGGATGCGGACTGCTGGGATGCATGTTTGTCCTTAATATGATTTCCATGCGCGGATTCCATTACGGTTTCGCCAGCTGGCTGGGGCAGCTTGCCTTGATCGGTTCCGCCGTGTCGTGGGTGATCGGCTCCGCAATCGGCCGGAAACTGATGGCGGCCCCGAATCGCGTTGTCCTGATGGGGTATTGCGAGCTGGCGTCTGCTGTCATGGTAATTCCGTTTCTTCTTATTTTCCATTCACAGCTCATCATTCCGGCCGGCTGGGACGCATGGGGAGCGATTGTTCTTCTGGGTCTGGTTCCCACGGCAGCGGCTTTTATCGCCTGGTCGGAGGCGATGCCCCGGGTGTCGCTCTGGAAACTGGGGTTGCTGCAGAATCTCTCTCCGGTATTCACGCTGCTCGGCGCCTGGCTTTTTCTGGGGGAACACTTGTCGTTCTATAACATTCTCGGAATTATTCTTGTGCTGGCCGGATTGCGGATGGCTTCCCCTCCAAAGGGGCGGCGGTCCGCCGGACGGCATCCCCAATAA
- a CDS encoding N(5)-(carboxyethyl)ornithine synthase has protein sequence MQSTIFRFFKIALCKCVWNFIRLSSRRLCKTNGGIGIGIIFADKEFQALIFQRQKETKDMRLGLIRPDFPGERRVALLPQDMRTSENHLVIDEKFGDTLGIPPDEYRRRGAQIATRQEVFSSCDAIFSLKLIQPEDYRHLRKGQLIIGWTHPHEAPSAEFMQIAKELALTVVDIDNISPTVTFNGQTCKIPFIPRDFLWKNSFYAGVASVQHALLSWGKLPEPATRVAVLSSGNVAQGGYWAISKFTSDIRMFYRKTISEFLEELPSFDIVINGIETFPHSNHVISRDELKRAKPGCLFIDASADAGGTIEGTHYTSLLNPVYWENGHCFYEVPNSPSFYFQTVSSYLSPILSHYFFMPDVRRFLDLRDWYCRTSFKPMKIARHKMRRNSGRPVEILENVSLA, from the coding sequence TTGCAAAGTACAATTTTCAGATTCTTCAAAATTGCACTTTGCAAATGCGTCTGGAACTTCATTCGGCTCTCCTCCCGGCGTTTATGCAAGACAAACGGCGGTATCGGCATTGGCATTATTTTTGCTGATAAAGAATTTCAAGCTCTCATCTTTCAACGACAGAAGGAGACCAAAGATATGCGATTGGGATTGATCAGGCCGGATTTTCCGGGAGAAAGGCGGGTCGCCTTGCTCCCGCAGGATATGCGAACATCTGAGAATCATCTCGTAATCGATGAAAAATTCGGTGATACCCTGGGCATTCCCCCCGATGAATATCGACGACGAGGAGCTCAAATTGCCACACGGCAGGAAGTGTTTTCCAGTTGCGATGCGATTTTTTCGTTGAAACTGATCCAGCCGGAGGACTACCGCCATCTTCGCAAAGGACAGCTGATTATCGGCTGGACCCATCCCCATGAGGCCCCTTCCGCAGAATTCATGCAGATTGCAAAGGAACTTGCACTCACGGTTGTGGATATCGACAATATCTCTCCGACCGTCACTTTCAACGGACAGACCTGTAAGATCCCCTTCATCCCCCGTGATTTTCTCTGGAAAAACAGTTTTTACGCGGGAGTGGCTTCCGTGCAGCATGCACTGCTTTCGTGGGGGAAGCTGCCGGAACCGGCCACCCGGGTTGCCGTGCTCTCCTCCGGTAATGTTGCCCAGGGCGGCTATTGGGCAATCAGCAAATTCACTTCCGATATCCGCATGTTCTACCGCAAAACGATAAGCGAATTCCTCGAAGAATTGCCCTCATTTGATATTGTAATCAATGGTATCGAGACTTTTCCGCACAGCAATCATGTAATTTCCCGTGACGAACTGAAGCGCGCCAAGCCGGGCTGTTTGTTTATCGACGCTTCCGCGGATGCCGGCGGCACGATCGAAGGAACCCATTACACTTCGCTGCTGAATCCGGTGTACTGGGAGAATGGGCATTGCTTTTATGAAGTGCCGAATTCGCCGTCTTTCTATTTTCAGACGGTAAGCAGTTATCTGAGTCCGATTCTGAGTCATTACTTTTTCATGCCGGATGTCCGGCGTTTTCTTGATCTTCGTGACTGGTATTGCCGAACCAGTTTCAAACCGATGAAAATTGCCCGGCACAAGATGCGACGGAATTCCGGGCGACCGGTTGAAATACTGGAAAATGTCTCATTGGCTTAA
- a CDS encoding ATP-binding cassette domain-containing protein, which yields MIDRIKVRGARVHNLKNIDVDIPLNKIVGVAGVSGSGKSSLALGVLYAEGSRRYLEALSTYTRRKMTGAAKAQVDDVLYVPAALALHQRPGIPGIRSTFGTGTELLNVLRLMFSRLANHRCPCGHELEPSLAVAAGRELVCPECGVKFYAPSAEELAFNSQGACRTCDGTGTVRTVDRTTLVPDESRTIDDGAVAPWNSLMWSLMTDVCRAMGVRTDVPFRELTDAEKEIVYNGPAEKKHIFYHSKNTNQAGELDFTYYNAVYTVENALAKVKDEQGMKRVERFLKQETCPDCGGTRLSERARTPRLREITLDRACMMTLAELVHWVDGVPASLPEAMRPMATSICESFQAAARRLMDLGLGYLALDRAASTLSTGERQRMQLARAVRNRTSGVLYVLDEPSIGLHPSNIVGLIGVMRDLIADGNSVLLVDHDTQILAEADWLVEMGPGAGAEGGSVVAEGTVADIEKNGRSMIGPFLAGTADTKVRKRAGKDDLFSQGRIHLSTAKIHTVKPLEIDIPKGKLTVVTGVSGSGKTTLILESLIPGLEAAIAGKKTPAHIVAVEAGGIRQVKLIDATPIGINVRSTVATYANVHDELRKIYARTPDAKRLGFKAGDFSYNTGKLRCPVCDGTGEISLDVQFLPDVDIPCTECRGTRYAKEAAGVKLPDGCSLPELMAMDINNAIRICEKMKSVYSRLLTLQNLGLGYLTLGEETPNLSGGEAQRLKLAGEMGKTQSDSLFVFDEPTIGLHPLDVRTLLKVFQALIDNGATVVVIEHDLDVIGNADYIIDMGPGGGKDGGRIVASGTPEDIRNVPESRTGKYL from the coding sequence ATGATTGATAGAATAAAAGTCCGTGGAGCGCGGGTACACAATCTGAAAAATATCGATGTGGACATCCCGCTGAATAAAATTGTCGGAGTTGCCGGAGTGTCCGGTTCCGGAAAATCGTCGCTGGCGCTGGGAGTGCTGTATGCGGAAGGCTCCCGGCGGTATCTGGAAGCGCTTTCCACTTATACCCGCCGCAAAATGACCGGAGCGGCCAAGGCGCAGGTGGATGACGTTCTGTATGTTCCGGCCGCGCTGGCACTGCATCAGCGTCCCGGAATTCCCGGCATACGCAGTACCTTCGGCACGGGGACCGAACTCCTGAACGTTCTGCGTCTGATGTTTTCGCGGCTGGCAAATCATCGCTGTCCCTGCGGACATGAGCTGGAACCTTCTTTGGCAGTTGCGGCCGGCCGGGAACTGGTTTGTCCGGAATGCGGCGTAAAATTCTATGCACCGTCGGCCGAAGAACTGGCATTCAACAGCCAGGGCGCCTGCCGGACCTGCGACGGAACGGGTACGGTGCGGACCGTTGACCGGACAACGCTCGTTCCGGATGAGTCGCGCACGATCGACGACGGCGCGGTGGCTCCATGGAATTCGCTGATGTGGTCGCTTATGACGGATGTCTGCCGCGCAATGGGAGTCCGCACCGATGTGCCGTTTCGCGAGCTGACGGATGCCGAAAAGGAGATCGTTTACAACGGTCCTGCGGAAAAGAAGCATATTTTCTATCACTCCAAAAACACCAATCAGGCGGGTGAACTCGATTTTACCTATTACAATGCCGTCTATACCGTGGAAAACGCGCTGGCGAAAGTCAAGGACGAACAGGGGATGAAGCGCGTGGAACGCTTTTTGAAGCAGGAAACCTGTCCGGATTGCGGCGGAACGCGCTTATCGGAACGGGCAAGAACGCCGAGGCTGCGGGAGATTACCCTGGACCGGGCTTGCATGATGACGCTTGCCGAACTCGTTCACTGGGTGGACGGCGTTCCTGCTTCCCTGCCGGAAGCGATGCGCCCCATGGCGACAAGCATCTGCGAATCGTTCCAGGCAGCTGCAAGACGACTGATGGATCTCGGACTGGGATACCTGGCACTCGACCGCGCAGCTTCCACTCTTTCTACCGGTGAAAGGCAGCGAATGCAGCTTGCCCGCGCGGTCCGCAACCGCACCTCAGGCGTTCTGTATGTTCTGGATGAACCGTCCATCGGACTGCATCCGTCCAATATCGTCGGCTTGATCGGCGTCATGCGCGATCTGATCGCCGATGGCAATTCCGTCCTGCTGGTTGATCACGATACACAGATTCTGGCGGAAGCTGACTGGCTTGTAGAGATGGGACCGGGAGCCGGAGCGGAAGGCGGATCTGTCGTTGCGGAAGGAACTGTCGCGGATATTGAAAAAAACGGCCGTTCCATGATCGGTCCTTTTCTCGCCGGAACCGCAGACACGAAAGTGAGAAAACGTGCCGGAAAAGACGATCTGTTCTCTCAGGGCCGCATTCATCTCTCCACAGCGAAGATTCATACGGTGAAGCCGCTCGAAATCGATATCCCGAAGGGGAAACTGACCGTCGTAACCGGAGTGTCCGGCTCCGGCAAGACGACGCTGATCCTTGAAAGTCTGATTCCCGGGCTGGAAGCCGCCATCGCCGGGAAAAAAACGCCGGCACATATTGTCGCCGTCGAAGCAGGGGGAATCAGGCAGGTAAAATTGATCGATGCGACTCCGATCGGAATCAATGTGCGTTCCACCGTGGCGACATATGCCAACGTGCATGACGAACTGCGCAAGATTTACGCCAGGACGCCCGATGCAAAGCGGCTCGGCTTCAAGGCCGGTGATTTTTCCTACAACACCGGGAAGCTGCGCTGTCCGGTCTGTGACGGGACCGGAGAAATCAGTCTGGACGTGCAATTTCTGCCTGATGTGGATATTCCATGCACGGAATGCCGGGGAACCCGTTATGCGAAGGAAGCCGCCGGCGTGAAGCTGCCGGACGGCTGCTCGTTGCCGGAGTTGATGGCGATGGATATCAACAATGCGATCAGGATTTGCGAGAAAATGAAAAGCGTATATTCCAGATTGCTGACTTTGCAAAATCTGGGGCTTGGTTACCTGACGCTCGGCGAGGAGACGCCGAATCTTTCCGGCGGCGAAGCGCAACGCCTGAAATTGGCAGGCGAGATGGGTAAAACGCAATCGGATTCCCTCTTCGTCTTTGATGAACCGACCATCGGACTGCATCCTCTGGATGTACGGACACTTCTCAAAGTATTTCAGGCTCTCATCGACAATGGAGCGACAGTCGTCGTGATTGAACACGATCTGGATGTGATTGGCAATGCCGACTATATCATCGACATGGGACCGGGTGGCGGCAAGGACGGCGGCAGGATCGTCGCGTCCGGCACTCCGGAAGATATCAGAAATGTGCCGGAGAGCCGTACCGGAAAATATTTGTAA